The following proteins are co-located in the Streptomyces sp. NBC_00435 genome:
- the glmM gene encoding phosphoglucosamine mutase — protein sequence MGRLFGTDGVRGVANADLTAELALGLSVAAAHVLAEAGTFEGHRATAVVGRDPRASGEFLEAAVVAGLASAGVDVLRVGVLPTPAVAYLTGALGADLGVMLSASHNAMPDNGIKFFARGGHKLADELEDRIESVYEDHRTGAPWDRPTGSGVGRVSDYDEGFDKYVAHLMGVLPNRFDGLKVVLDEAHGAAARVSPEAFARAGAEIITIGAEPDGLNINDGCGSTHLGLLKQTVLEHGADLGIAHDGDADRCLAVDANGEEVDGDQILAVLALSMREAGHLREDTVVATVMSNLGFKLAMESEGINVVQTGVGDRYVLESMKEHGYALGGEQSGHVIILDHATTGDGTLTGLMLAARIAATGKSLAELTGVMRRLPQVLVNVPDVDKSRVTTSGELAAAVADAERELGTTGRVLLRPSGTEPLVRVMVEAADIEQARSVAGRLADVVKSALG from the coding sequence GTGGGACGACTCTTCGGGACGGACGGTGTACGAGGCGTCGCGAACGCGGATCTGACGGCCGAGCTCGCGCTCGGCCTCTCCGTGGCCGCGGCACACGTACTGGCCGAGGCGGGCACCTTCGAGGGTCATCGGGCCACCGCCGTGGTCGGCCGGGACCCCCGGGCCTCGGGTGAGTTCCTGGAGGCCGCAGTCGTCGCGGGCCTCGCGAGCGCGGGCGTGGACGTCCTGCGCGTCGGTGTGCTGCCCACCCCGGCGGTGGCGTATCTCACCGGTGCGCTGGGCGCCGACCTCGGAGTCATGCTCTCGGCCAGCCACAACGCCATGCCCGACAACGGCATCAAGTTCTTCGCGCGTGGCGGTCACAAGCTCGCCGACGAGCTGGAGGACCGGATCGAGTCGGTCTACGAGGACCACCGCACGGGTGCTCCGTGGGACCGTCCGACGGGCTCCGGCGTCGGCCGCGTCTCCGACTACGACGAGGGCTTCGACAAGTACGTCGCCCACCTCATGGGTGTCCTGCCCAACCGCTTCGACGGACTCAAGGTCGTCCTGGACGAGGCGCACGGCGCGGCCGCGCGCGTGTCGCCCGAGGCCTTCGCGCGGGCCGGCGCGGAGATCATCACCATCGGTGCCGAGCCCGACGGCCTGAACATCAACGACGGCTGCGGCTCCACCCACCTGGGCCTGCTGAAGCAGACCGTCCTCGAGCACGGGGCCGACCTCGGCATCGCGCACGACGGGGACGCCGACCGCTGCCTCGCGGTGGACGCGAACGGTGAGGAGGTCGACGGGGACCAGATCCTCGCGGTGCTGGCGCTGTCGATGCGGGAGGCCGGGCACCTGCGCGAGGACACGGTGGTCGCCACCGTGATGTCGAACCTGGGCTTCAAGCTGGCCATGGAGTCCGAGGGCATCAACGTCGTGCAGACCGGCGTCGGCGACCGGTACGTCCTGGAGTCGATGAAGGAGCACGGTTACGCGCTGGGCGGCGAACAGTCCGGCCACGTGATCATCCTCGACCACGCCACGACCGGTGACGGCACGCTGACCGGCCTGATGCTGGCGGCGCGGATCGCGGCCACCGGCAAGTCCCTGGCGGAGCTGACCGGGGTCATGCGGCGGCTCCCGCAGGTGCTGGTCAACGTCCCCGACGTGGACAAGTCGCGGGTCACGACCTCGGGCGAGCTGGCCGCGGCCGTCGCCGACGCGGAGCGGGAGCTGGGCACGACCGGGCGCGTACTGCTGCGTCCGTCGGGCACGGAGCCGCTCGTACGGGTGATGGTGGAGGCCGCCGACATCGAGCAGGCCCGCTCGGTCGCCGGGCGGCTGGCGGACGTGGTGAAGTCGGCGCTCGGCTAG
- a CDS encoding DUF389 domain-containing protein produces MLHLRMITPADRTDAVVRIVGSTVGTTHVVVLPGAARIPPGDIVMCDVAREAGDELLQELRAIGIDKDGSIAVENIDLSLSARADRAEEEAPGEAADAVLWEQLSEATHEESTLTITYSAFMIIATMIAACGVVLDNAVLIVGAMAVGPEFGPLAGVCTGLVRRSPRQAARSLTALLVGFATAMVATTCFTLVMDALGLFHEGMLDDPRPNTSFIWQPDPFSFVVALLAGAAGVLSLTSAKSGALVGVAISVTTVPAAANAAVALGYGDFAQMWGSAAQLLVNLSGIVLAGVLTLLGQKLLWRTQRGRWRRTPPRT; encoded by the coding sequence ATGCTGCACCTACGGATGATCACTCCGGCGGACCGGACGGACGCCGTGGTCCGGATCGTCGGGAGCACGGTCGGCACCACCCATGTGGTGGTACTGCCCGGTGCGGCCCGCATCCCCCCGGGCGACATCGTGATGTGCGACGTCGCCCGCGAGGCGGGGGACGAGCTCCTGCAAGAACTCCGGGCGATCGGCATCGACAAGGACGGCTCGATCGCGGTCGAGAACATCGACCTCTCCTTGTCGGCGCGGGCCGACAGGGCCGAGGAGGAGGCCCCGGGGGAGGCCGCGGACGCCGTCCTGTGGGAGCAGCTGAGCGAGGCGACCCACGAGGAGTCCACCCTCACCATCACCTACAGCGCCTTCATGATCATCGCTACGATGATCGCGGCCTGCGGTGTCGTCCTCGACAATGCCGTCCTGATCGTGGGCGCGATGGCGGTCGGCCCGGAGTTCGGCCCGCTCGCCGGTGTCTGCACCGGCCTGGTGCGGCGCTCCCCGCGGCAGGCCGCCCGTTCACTGACGGCCCTGCTCGTCGGCTTCGCCACCGCGATGGTGGCCACCACCTGTTTCACCCTGGTGATGGACGCGCTCGGCCTGTTCCATGAGGGGATGCTGGACGACCCGCGCCCCAACACCAGCTTCATCTGGCAGCCGGACCCGTTCTCCTTCGTCGTCGCCCTGCTCGCCGGCGCGGCCGGGGTGCTCTCCCTGACCTCCGCGAAGTCCGGTGCGCTGGTCGGCGTCGCGATCTCGGTGACCACCGTCCCGGCCGCCGCCAACGCGGCCGTGGCCCTCGGCTACGGGGACTTCGCCCAGATGTGGGGCTCGGCGGCGCAACTGCTGGTCAACCTGTCCGGGATCGTGCTGGCGGGCGTGCTGACCCTGCTCGGCCAGAAACTGCTGTGGCGCACCCAGCGCGGCCGCTGGCGCCGTACGCCGCCCAGGACCTGA